The window CCGCTGCCGGAGACCGGTCCGAAAGTCAGCGACGAGATGATCGACCGCCTGGTGCTGCCGATCTCCAATGTCTGCGTCGCCGCCTTACGCGAGGGTATCGTCGACGACCCCGATATGGTCGACGGCGCGATGATCTTCGGCACCGGCTATGCCCCGTTCCGCGGCGGCCCGCTCAACTACGCGCGCACGCGCGGCGTTGACAGTGTCGTATCCGCGCTGCGCGCATTGACGCAGAAATTCGGCGATCGTTTCGCACCCGATGCAGGCTGGGAGACCTTCAAGTGACTGACACCCAAGCGCCCGAAACGCATGCTCACGCACCGCCGATCAGCGGCAACGAGCCGCAGGGCGACCTCTGCATCCGCACGCTGGCGATGCCGGCCGACACCAACGCCAATGGCGATATCTTCGGCGGCTGGCTGCTCAGCCAGATGGACGTTGGCGGCGGCGTGTTCGCCTCGAAGGTGGCGAAGTCCCGCACCGTGACGGTCGCGATCGAAGCGATGAATTTCCGCAAGGCGGTCTATGTCGGCGATCTCGTCTCGGTGCACGCCAATCTCGTGCGTGTCGGTCGCACCTCGATCACGGTGCATCTCGAAGCCTGGGTACTGCGCCGCCGCGAGCAGCAGTCGATCCTCGTCACCGACGGCAATTTCACCTACGTCTCGATCGACGATCAGGGCCGTCCGCAACCGATCCAGCGCGATGGTGCGACGATTTCGACCTGACGTCTTTTGCGCGAAAAACGCCGCTGATTCGGCGCGAGAGAAAACGCGTCGAAACTGAGACCGGAGCGCCGCTCGATTGTAAAAAAGCGGCGCTTCGCTTCGCAAAAAACTCAGGAACAAACGGGCGGCGATGCCGTTGTCGGCGCGGAATCAAACCGAGGCCGATAATGTCAGACTGCTACGTCATCGAAGTAAGTTCCGAGACCGCGGGTATCGTGGTGCGCGATACCAGGGGTTACGCGTTTTTCGCGGCTTCGCACCGGTTCCAAGCTCTCGAGGGCCAAATCTTCCGCAACGCACGCGAGGCCGAGCGCGCGGCGCGACGGCTGGTCACCGGCCAGGATCTGCAGATGGCCTCCTGATGAGGAGCCACGCGGCGCGCCGTTTGCGCGCGCCGCAAGAGTCTGTATTGATGCATCCGAACTCACGGAAACCTTTTTTCGGATGTCGCAGACACAAGGCAAGGCGCTGCTGTTCGACATTGACGGCACGCTCGCGGACACCGACCCGATTCACCTCGCCGCGTTCAACCAGGTGCTCGGCCCCCACGGACACACCTTCGATCACGCGCGCTTCGGCAAGGAACTGCAAGGCTTCTCCAACGCGTCGATCGGCGAGCGTTTCCTCACCCACGAGCCGGCCGACCGCCGCGCCAGCATCCTTGGCGAGAAGGAGCGGATCTTCCGCGAATTGGTCTCTGGCCAGATCGTGCCGGTGCCGGGATTGATGGCGCTGCTCGACCGGGCCGATCGCGCCGGCGTGCCGATGGTGGCGGTGACCAATGCGCCGCGCCCGAACGCCGAACTGCTGCTCTCGGGACTGGGTATCGCGCACCGTTTCAAGGCTGTCGTGATCGGCGATGAATTGGCGCAGGGCAAGCCGCATCCATTGCCGTATCTGGAGGGACTGCGCCTCGCAGGCGCGTCGGCACCGGCTTCGCTCGCGTTCGAGGATTCGCGCTCCGGCATTCAGTCCGCGACGGCGGGCATCGCGACGATCGGGATGCGAACCGGGCTTGGTCATGCCGATCTGCTCGCGGCCGGCGCGGTCGCCAGCGCCCGGGCGTTTGATGATCCGGAATTGATTCGCCTTGTTGCTTCGGCCATGGCGTGGTGAGGAAACGGCGTGGTGAGGCAGTGTGCCGAAACGTTGCCGGCTCGACATTGCTGCAACGCAGTCCTTAACCCCGTCGATGCTAGCTCGTTGACCTCCGCGCCGAACGGTCGCACCATGGGTCATTCGCCGTTTCAAGGGGGCCGCCGTGGCCGGACTCTCCCACCGCCAGACTGAAATCCTCAACATCGCACGCGCTTTTGGCCGGGTCATGGTCGAAGACCTTGCCAAGCGATTCGAGGTGTCGGCGCAGACCATCCGCAAGGACCTCAACGATCTCTGCGACGAGCGGTCGCTGACCCGCATCCATGGCGGCGCGATCATCGCCTCGGGCGTCGAGAACCTCGCCTATGAGGCGCGCCGCTTTGTGGCCGCCGAGGAGAAGAAGGCGATCGGCGCCGCCGCGGCCGCGCGGATTCCGAACGGCTGCTCGCTGTTCATCAATATCGGCACCACGACGGAAGAGGTCGCCAGTGCGCTGACCTCGCATGAGGACCTGCTGGTCATCACCAACAACCTCAACGTCGCGATGCTGCTGTATCGCCATCCGCGCATCGAGGTGGTGGTGGCCGGCGGCACGGTGCGCCGCGCCGACGGTGCGGTGGTCGGCTCGACCGCGACGCAGCTGATCGGCCAGTTCAAGGTCGATTACGCGATCATCGGCGCGTCCGCGATCGACGAGGAGGGCGCGCTGCTCGACTTCGACTATCGCGAGGTGCAGGTGGCGCAGGCGATCATCGCCAACGCGCGCAACGTGATGCTGGTGTCGGATGCGACCAAGCTTCGCCGCAGCGCGCCGGTGCGCATCGCGCATATGAGCCAGATCCAGACCTTCGTCACCGATTCGCCGTTGCCCGTTGGCCTCGCCAACATCTGCCACAGCCGTGGCATCGAGGTGGTCGTCGCGATGGACAAGCCGCAGGCCGATATCGACGACAATGGCGCCGACGCCGCACCCGCGACGCTGCGCAGCGCTTAGTCGATTTCAACGATATCGCCGCTGTCGGCCCATCGTCCCCGCACAACAACTCGCT of the Bradyrhizobium quebecense genome contains:
- a CDS encoding acyl-CoA thioesterase, yielding MPADTNANGDIFGGWLLSQMDVGGGVFASKVAKSRTVTVAIEAMNFRKAVYVGDLVSVHANLVRVGRTSITVHLEAWVLRRREQQSILVTDGNFTYVSIDDQGRPQPIQRDGATIST
- a CDS encoding HAD family hydrolase; protein product: MSQTQGKALLFDIDGTLADTDPIHLAAFNQVLGPHGHTFDHARFGKELQGFSNASIGERFLTHEPADRRASILGEKERIFRELVSGQIVPVPGLMALLDRADRAGVPMVAVTNAPRPNAELLLSGLGIAHRFKAVVIGDELAQGKPHPLPYLEGLRLAGASAPASLAFEDSRSGIQSATAGIATIGMRTGLGHADLLAAGAVASARAFDDPELIRLVASAMAW
- a CDS encoding DeoR/GlpR family DNA-binding transcription regulator, which gives rise to MAGLSHRQTEILNIARAFGRVMVEDLAKRFEVSAQTIRKDLNDLCDERSLTRIHGGAIIASGVENLAYEARRFVAAEEKKAIGAAAAARIPNGCSLFINIGTTTEEVASALTSHEDLLVITNNLNVAMLLYRHPRIEVVVAGGTVRRADGAVVGSTATQLIGQFKVDYAIIGASAIDEEGALLDFDYREVQVAQAIIANARNVMLVSDATKLRRSAPVRIAHMSQIQTFVTDSPLPVGLANICHSRGIEVVVAMDKPQADIDDNGADAAPATLRSA